Genomic DNA from Prunus persica cultivar Lovell chromosome G1, Prunus_persica_NCBIv2, whole genome shotgun sequence:
attttcatttctccATGTGAAGTAAACACAGGAGTAATCCGTAATTGAAATCCaactctttattttaattccaATTACGAATCAGTAAATATATCATAAATTAATCGATAAGTTGTAGTCTGTAGAGCCCAAGAACGTATCCCAGATCAGCTTATCAACAAATAAATCCTTGTTGGTTTGATCTTCTTAGCCTCctcaacaacaataatattataGTTCATTAGCTAGAATAAGTAGAATTATCATATTCTATTTGCATTAATTGTTCTTGTGTATTAATAAGTAGCATGCACAATCTCTCACACTAGGGTTCAAAATTTCATGAGCCGCACATGGtatctaaattattttttctactAAATCCACGAGAAACAATGCAACTGTGGGACAGATTTCAACCCCTCAAAAACATGTCAACCGACAACCATGAATCATGCTCCCATCAAACTATTCAAACCCGTCCTGCTTGGTGGTCTAACTTTTAAGTGTTACATTACTATATACAACTATTTGGAAGTGGTCAAAAATTCGAATctcatttttctaatttaaaaattaagataTGAAGTTATGTGTGTGCCAAGCATGCAAAATCGTTTTCCCatttttatagaataaattgaTTAGTCCAATTCATCACAATTAGTAAACACTTTAACGAGAAcgagaaaacgaaaaaaagagatgaatcTAAATAAAGCAACTAGAATAAGAGAAATATTCTCTAATGAAAATACTTTCCAACTCTCGTTTAAGTAAGCAAAGCCAACAAGGAACCAAGTTACTACAACtgtattttctttccttaatTGAGCTACAACTCAACACCAACTGGTATTGAAACTCACAtacagaaaaataatataaaagtacCATTAAAACTTGAAGCTAAGAGAAGGAAGGGAAAGAGCGTGCTGTGTTGTAAATGTTGTCGTTTTTCACGAGGAGAAGCTTAAAAACAGGACATAACGTAACAGGCACAcctttcttttctgttcttctcttcttcccaCCACCTTACTCTCTCCCAAATTCAAACTCCACTTCTGAAGTTGTGAGAGAGACgtagacagagacagagagagacagagtgtgtgtgtgtgggacGAAGACGACGAAGCCTACTCAATGCCGAtttatctttcttctcttcacagaatggatgaagaagaaatctgTTTCTTCAACAAGGTCCGTAGGGTTATATTGGTcactctgtatatatatgtgtgtgcgtgtgtgtgtaGCTAGCTCCCTCTCTGTCACTTTATcatccaaatatatatattttttttggaattttattttgatttaattagtgCAAATATTATACACTCTCATTGGTATAAATCACACTTGTCTGTAACATTATGCGTGAATGTTCCAATCTGATCTTTTCAAGCTCCGACCACTTCTtttgccttctttttctcaaaatatacCAACAGAAATTAGTAGGAAAAAAAACCACCAAAATCCCATTTAAGCcgttatttcttcttttcttttcccttctttgaTGGGGGAGCTTAGATGGAAGCCACCACAGTATGCTCTGCTATCACTGTTACTGTTAATTTCTTTCGTCAACTAATTAACTTCACACTTATCATTTgtcatgcattttttttttctttcttaattacaGGATACAGTTGTCATCAAAGCTCCCAAGAAATCTCCACTGATACTGAGGATGGTAGTTCTACTTTTTGCAATGGTTTGTGGAGTTTACATTTGCTTAGTTTGTTTGAAGCAAATAAACACTCACACCAAGACCAAATTCTTGAACATCATAGCCATTAATcaccaaaaccaaattaatcAATCTTGTCAAGTTCCTGATCTTGAGAAATCCGAAATCGGCTATGTTCATTACCCAAAACCTCAAACATTCAAAAGgtaatttgtgtttgaagTTATGTGCATGGTGATGGtttcaactaattaattacaaaattgccaaaaaagatggttttttttaaattgatgcTGTAATTACAGGAAGGAATGTGCCTGCAATCCAGTACGGTACTTTGCCATATTGTCAATGCAGAGATCTGGGAGTGGATGGTTTGAAACGTTGTTGAATAGTCACATTAATGTAAGTTCAAATGGGGAAATATTTTCGGTCCGGGATAGGAGGCTTAATGTATCTTCAATCTTGAAGAACATGGATAAAGTTTATAATCTGGACTGGTTTAGTAGTGCTTCCAAGAATGAGTGTAATGCTGCTGTGGGATTCAAATGGATGCTTAATCAGGTTAGTTGATTTTAATTGATAATGCTTTGGACAACCACTGTAGCAAGTAGGTGGAGGTGAATTGTTGATGGATTGTAGGATCAACTAACTTTCATCAACAGCTAACAACCACTCACGCATGTATGTTTCTAGATATGATATAGGAGCTtaaaattatatgtatatatcttGGTGTAGGGTTTGATGGAGAATCATGAAGAGATATTGAAGTACTTCAAGAAAAAAGGAGTGTCTGCAATATTCCTCTTCAGAAGGAACTTGCTCCGCAGAATGATTTCTGTACTTGCAAATTCCTATGATAAAGATGCTAAGCCACTCAATGGGACGCACAAGTCTCATGTCCATTCTCCATTGGAGGTTtcaacactctctctctctctctctctctctctctctctctctctctcatatcatCCCGAGTcctaacaaataaattaaattaaattgcagGCTGAAATACTAGCAAAATACAAACCCAAGATAAATGCGACATTACTAATTCGAGATCTTGCTCAAGATGAAGAGGCAGCTGCCAAAGCTGTAGAATACTTCAACGCCACTCGCCATATTGTTGTTTACTACGAGGACGTTCTCAACAACCGCACTGTAAGTTACCCTTTTGTTTATTATGTGttacatataaaataaatacgcTTTAATCATTGATAATacaaatgttttattttttgcagaAACTTAATGAGGTTCAAGACTTCCTTAGGTTGCCCCACAGAGAGCTCAAGAGCCGTCAGGTTAAGATCCATACGACGCCGTTATCAAACCAAGTTGAGAACTGGGAAACTGTTGAGAAAACACTCAAAGGCACATCGTACGAGACTTTCCTCCATGCAGACTATCAACTGCATTCTTCACCACAATCTGCACTAATTCATTTCACTTGAGAAGAGATTGTCAGCAGAGTTTATGTACATAACCCACTTCATTTCACAATTCTCCAAACTTTCCCATCtcaaaaattttgtttattgaattcttttttctttgtatatTTGTCAgcagaatttttttgtaaattcattatattaaagtaaatttatattaattgattGGATTGTGTAAATTCAATTGCTTTGCCCTCCTTGGTCTCTCCAGTACAATTggagaaaatttgaattttcttttttcttctaatctGAGAGAATCTGAAACTCCAAATTCGCATTACcaattttctgtacaaatCTGGCAACTAAAACAAACTAAATCTTAACatacaaacttttttttttctttcttttctttcattgcTATCTAAACGAAGGGAACTACAATAATGTTACAGATAGAACACAAGCCCAGATCAGCTGATTACTGATCCATCGCTTGCTCCATTAACAGTTTTATCTGTTTGTCGAATAACAAAGTGATCAACAATTTTAACGGTATTTAACGGATCCTGTTGAGCAGCAGCTGCACTCCACTTGCTAGGAAACTTTCTATGGTGGCTCATTTGTTGTGGCTGTCTTGGCTTCCTATCCTCGCTATCCCATTCAGGGTCTAGCTTCCACTCTTTGGGGACCTGCATGTTTTAATTAGATTTAAACTCTTAGAAGTCCCAAATACGGCACTTGAAATTGAACACGCATCACATTCTTACCTTATCAACTGCAAGAGTGTAGACGTCAAGATCACCGTTACTTCCGATGTGGAATCGGGTGAATGACTTGTAATTAGCAATTCGGAGGGAGGAGAAGGCTTCATCAAAGTGTATGTGAAGCCAGTTAATGCAGATATATAAGTAACTTCCAAATACTAAAGAAACTACAGGAGTTGAGAACACCCAGAAATAAAGGAAGACGGAAGCATAATAGATTATGGCACCCGCTCTAGATAGTGATTCCATCCCATTCTTGCATATATTGTTTCGGGTGACAGCCATAACCTGATAAGATTTCTTCATCGTCAGAATGCAACAAAGAAGAGTAAAAATAAGTTTGCAAAAGAGCTTTCCATACCTCTGGAACATCAAATGCAGACATGAAATACTTGATGCATGCTGGATAAAGGCCAAAAGTCCATTGTTCTATTCGAGCTCGAAGGCCAGTTGGATCTGGAAAGTGCTCACTCTCCACCGATCGGTACCACTGATATAAAGTATGATAgcctgaaaattaaaattttcaacatcATACAACATACAATCCAACAACATAATTTGCATATTTTCCCTCCTACCATTAACATTTTGGTCAGACCCATGCTTACACCATCATATACATTGTATCCCAATGTCGTATGGCTATCTTTTTAGGAAATTctcaacagaaacaaaaatgatTGAATTATCTGAAAGTTAAAATAATAGATGAACAAATATAACAGGCAAGGACAGAATAACTGCCAAGATCATAAATCACATTAGTATACAGGATGAGAAAGGTGTGCTTCTTCTCTGTTCATGTAGGTCTTGAAAATGGTAAACAAGAGACTAAAAGCTGACCTGAAGTTCCCAGTAGTTTATGCTGGATACACATCTCAACACCCAGTTCCAACAGTAACATAAGAATCAGTGCTGCAGCCAGGTGTGCAGACACATGAAGAACTCCAATCATCAATCGTTTCTTCCGAGACACTTTAGAGGGGACAAATATAATTGCTACAATTAGCAATACCACAGCACCTGCTACAGATACATAAGACTGCCCCAGCATGTATACAAAAGCATTCCACACTGTTCCAAAGAAAGACCCCATGTGGCCAGAAAATGAATCATCTCGCAGGATATGATCAAGCTTAcactacaaaaacaaaaaggcaaaTTAGAGTTGTCATCTCGCAATAACAGAGTATAATCACATTACCCAATAAACGAATGGTAAACAATTTTGCACGCTCTGAGGAAAGCAAAAGGACTAGGATATCAAAGATTGGTACGGTACACATTATCTCAATTCCAGAGAGAGACAAAGTAATGCAAAGCCAGGGTAACTATCATCAAATAATAGCAAAGAATCAATCAAAGACTCACCTGTGGAAACATAGAAAAGACCAATAGGAAGTATATAATGCcaccaataaaatcaaattgccAGTTCTTCTTTCGAAACTTTAAAATATTTCCTAAAGCAATCTGCATatggaccaaaaaaaaaaaaagactcatTAGAACCAAGAGTTGagaggaaataaataaacaagtgAACTTTCTATAGACACCCTGACAGACaatgaaattacaaaacttTGAAACCGAAACTTGCCCTGCTTGAATCTTCAAATGAAGGATAAGCAGCTTTGCTCTCATAAGAAGCTCcataaaatttcttaaaattacTAAAGGTGTGGGTGGGATGTAGAAAAGCCCCACCACAACCATTTACAAGTAAATGTTGCACATGAACTGGGTCCTCCGTTTTAACAAATGAATGACGCATATAATGATGCAAATCTCCAGCCACTCGAAGCTTACATCTCCCTTTTAGATAATCGCATATCAGGTGCGCAACATTCTTTCCAGAAACATCATTCCAGTACCAATCAAGAAGCCAGTTTGGTTCGTGTGTCATGATAATTACAGAGTCATCATCTCTGACCTAGAATAACATGATGAGATGAGAATGTTAACTACAATCAGAAAAAGCttggaacttggaaaattgggaTAAGCAAACAAGTAAGAAGCTTAACATCATTCATCGTAAGCATATATAGGCGAAGCCCTATATATAGGTTTACATGCATCAAACACAGGTCTAGCTGTCACATCAGCAAAACCCTCAATTCTATACAacatttctatttttataaacaGGGGAAATAGATATGAATTCATAACAAGTCTAGTGGAATTCTGTCCAGTTCACTAtttgaaaaagagaaacatCAGTCTCATCCCCAGCCAATGTTGTGCTTGTGTAATGTCAACCTTAGTAACAATCAAAAGTGCCCTGTTTACAATTTTGGGTCCAATTATTCACAActccaaaaatttaaaataaaaggcaaAGGACCAAAGAAACTACTCAGAAAATATAGCATAACTTAACACACCATGGCCATTTTAAGGGAACCATATCtataaaaagaagatgaaacctaaaaaaaataaaaaataaaagaaaagcaaacttAGAAATACCTTGTTCTTTACTAGTTCTGTAAAGAATTTGAATTGGTACACATCAATATCACCGTGGAGTGCGAGATCAAAACCAAATACCCACCATCTTTGTGGGAGTTGCAGAGCGAAATAACTCTTCTTTTGAGGCATAAACCACCCACCCAACCAGCTTTTATGGCATATATACCTCATGAATGTATGAAGTCCATCAAACCAATCTGTAATGgcaagaagaaagaatgaaTATTTACTACACCTATATTAACACTCTAGCTTTTATCAAattctctcctctttttttttttggaaagggAGGGGGGGTGTCaaggatgagagagagaacaaaagcCAACCGTGGTTGCCAGGAATGACAAAACACTGAGGTCCATCATATTGCTTCAGTTCAGACACACCACAAGGTAGCTCAGGCTTATCTACAGCTATATGCTCTTGTTTAGACCATGGAGGGGGCTGGAGAGCATACTCAAAAGGGCAAAATAGACGCCTTTCATAAGTGAATGCTGATGGATTAGGATACCTAAACCAGAACCATGACATAATTACACACATAACAGATATtcagcaaaataaaatatcatttgTCAGACAATGGCTGTATGATAAAATtctaaataacaaaacaatgatTAGAATTAGAGGGGTTGGGTGCTCTTGAAAAACAAAGGTCCAAATGAAACATAATGGGCATGTGCATGTGCAGAAAAGGGATGATAAACATCAACAAAAACTTCAGATTCAAATGAAACATCAAGGGCATATGCATGTATTTAGATAATTATCACTATCtgaatcaaaattttaacAGGGAGTTGTTTCAATGAGTAAGGCATAAAGTAGACAGCACCAATTGAGAAGCTAACCAATTGCTCAACTGGTCAGTGATATGGTTTAATCAGAGcaattggtggtggtggtttaGTCACAGTTCTTATTGAAGTTGTGGATGAACTTCACATTTCCCACCTTAAGCATCAGTTTCCATAGtccacaaaaaaacaaaacaaaaatccaccAAACCTACACTAGCACTGAATGCCAGTAAAACAAAGCTCAGAATGTTTCTAGCCTTAAACTTCACCCAAGGTGTTGAAACAGATATTTGGGGTTTATTGGCTAGGAAATTTGAGACTtacaaattaatttattaagttTTATGCAATGTCAGACAGCAATACTGATGAAATACTTTCAGGTGATCATTTAAACCACAGAAGAAACCTCGTGAAATCATTTCACCTTTGCGACAGAAACAAATATCTATATAATAATTGATCCCTCATGCCATATTGttaaacataaagaaaaactTTCAACTTACGCAAGATCCCCTCCAATCAGGAGTAAGTCGCCACGTGGTAAGTGCAGCATAGAATCATCTCGGTTGATGTTAATGGAAGGTTGAGCAATGAGCCGAGCCACAGTATAAGATGAGTTTCCACCATCGCCAGTATCAGCCATAAAGTCAAACCACAGATCATCCTTCCCAACAAAATTATCATATAAAACATCCTTTTGTTGAGCTCCATCATGGACCTTGTCCATTGCTGCCTAATGATTGGAGAGGGAAACATAAATACGTAATTACATCATGACCTTTATTAAGATTCCAAACCAAAGTCCATGACAAAgtaaatattaacaaaaaggGAGCTCATTGGCAACAAAGAACATAAAAGTATCTGCCAGGAAGTTGAAAAAAGAATAGGTTTATTAAACTACCTAGCCCCGCAAAATTATTTCATATATGGTTCAAGATCAAATGACAGTTaaacacaaaattttcttctttctgatTTACTAAATAAACTTATACATGGATTCTTTGAAAGAAaagttaataaataaattcctGAATGGTACCATATACAAAGAAACTAAATGTTTCAAGTGTAAATTTGACAAGTGTCGAAAATTTCAAGAGGATAATCTCAAAGCTATGGAGAAAATAGTTTCAGTTACTAGAGCAATACAATGAAGAAATTACACAACATGAAACTATGAGATTACCTGCATCATACGCATGTCAAAGCGGCCAACAAAGACAGTTACTGATACCAGGAGATCAAAGACAGTCTTGAATAAATCAGCTGATGTTCTGCAATACATTCACCAGAAAAGTGAGTACAACTCCCCCGAATACAAGAACAgcaaggaagaggagggggggtggggtgtgtgtgtgtgtgtgtgtgtgtgtgtgtgtgtgtgtgtgtgtgagagagagagagagagagagagcatataCCCTGAATACCAAGGAACCATATCCAAAAAATCAGGCTTCATTTGCTTCTCCTTCGACTTCTCATATCCTTCGACTGGGTGAGTAAGAGCCCACCTATTTATCAAAAAAGATACCATTGAATGTAAAAGATAACAATCAGTCATGGTTTATATCATCACAGAAAACATGTTACAATTCACCACTTACCCTGTTGACCTTTCCACTACATAATTAGCAATGTAGAGGCCTATGAATGTGGCCCATAATGAGTATAATGGGGAGATTTCATCCGATGAACCAGCACATGAACCATTGCATGCTAactgagaaatgaaaacattaatAAGCATATAACACTAAAAATACTAGCAACAGAAGAAcactataaaaaaatttggggttgTTCTACCTGTACCTCACCATAAATGACCCACTTGGACAAAAGTGGATAATCACTCGCAGACCCAACTGGAGCAAACCAAGATGAGCAGACCTGATCTTTCAACTCATTCATTCGGAGGAATTTTGAAAGCCATGTGTTCCTATCATCGTTCTTCCAGAAACTAAACCAAGAGTTTTTTCGTTCCAGTGGTCTATCTCTCAAAATAGCACGGTTGCCACAATGACTATAAAACACACAGCAGGCCACACTAAGAACCTACATGAACAAAAAATGCATGAAAATAATATCCAAAGCTTATATGTTGATGCATAAGCATTTAAGTTTCTTCTGTACTACATGCCAAGTAAATACAAACACTGGAAACATGATAGGAAAGTAGAAAAAGTATTATTATAACTTACAGCACAATTTTGGAGAATGGTCAAAATTGCTGGCCTCTTTCCAGCCACACGTGACACAAGACCAACGTACCAAAGGCCAAGAAATATaatgtggaagaaaagaagaaagagaacagAAGTGACATATACATTAAAACCCAAAGACAGATTCATCCTCATATCAACTCCCATTGATTGAAAACTAGGAAGATGATAGACAGCCGCCACTAAAATCCAGGCTATATACCTACAAAAGCAATTTCCATTGTTAAAACTCGTATAGACTCTTCATACCTCAGTGTATGGGGTATGTACATATATGTGAATGTGAGATACTGCAAAGTACAAATGCACTGACATAGGATTCAAACAAATTTACTTA
This window encodes:
- the LOC18789025 gene encoding uncharacterized protein LOC18789025, translated to MPIYLSSLHRMDEEEICFFNKDTVVIKAPKKSPLILRMVVLLFAMVCGVYICLVCLKQINTHTKTKFLNIIAINHQNQINQSCQVPDLEKSEIGYVHYPKPQTFKRKECACNPVRYFAILSMQRSGSGWFETLLNSHINVSSNGEIFSVRDRRLNVSSILKNMDKVYNLDWFSSASKNECNAAVGFKWMLNQGLMENHEEILKYFKKKGVSAIFLFRRNLLRRMISVLANSYDKDAKPLNGTHKSHVHSPLEAEILAKYKPKINATLLIRDLAQDEEAAAKAVEYFNATRHIVVYYEDVLNNRTKLNEVQDFLRLPHRELKSRQVKIHTTPLSNQVENWETVEKTLKGTSYETFLHADYQLHSSPQSALIHFT
- the LOC18791100 gene encoding uncharacterized protein LOC18791100 isoform X2 gives rise to the protein MGSTTPSVGFLDTLRMERVRTILTHTYPYPHEHSRHAVIAVVVGCLFFISSDNINSLVEKLDNNIKWWSMYACLLGFFYFFSSPFIGKTIKPSYSNFSRWYIAWILVAAVYHLPSFQSMGVDMRMNLSLGFNVYVTSVLFLLFFHIIFLGLWYVGLVSRVAGKRPAILTILQNCAVLSVACCVFYSHCGNRAILRDRPLERKNSWFSFWKNDDRNTWLSKFLRMNELKDQVCSSWFAPVGSASDYPLLSKWVIYGELACNGSCAGSSDEISPLYSLWATFIGLYIANYVVERSTGWALTHPVEGYEKSKEKQMKPDFLDMVPWYSGTSADLFKTVFDLLVSVTVFVGRFDMRMMQAAMDKVHDGAQQKDVLYDNFVGKDDLWFDFMADTGDGGNSSYTVARLIAQPSININRDDSMLHLPRGDLLLIGGDLAYPNPSAFTYERRLFCPFEYALQPPPWSKQEHIAVDKPELPCGVSELKQYDGPQCFVIPGNHDWFDGLHTFMRYICHKSWLGGWFMPQKKSYFALQLPQRWWVFGFDLALHGDIDVYQFKFFTELVKNKVRDDDSVIIMTHEPNWLLDWYWNDVSGKNVAHLICDYLKGRCKLRVAGDLHHYMRHSFVKTEDPVHVQHLLVNGCGGAFLHPTHTFSNFKKFYGASYESKAAYPSFEDSSRIALGNILKFRKKNWQFDFIGGIIYFLLVFSMFPQCKLDHILRDDSFSGHMGSFFGTVWNAFVYMLGQSYVSVAGAVVLLIVAIIFVPSKVSRKKRLMIGVLHVSAHLAAALILMLLLELGVEMCIQHKLLGTSGYHTLYQWYRSVESEHFPDPTGLRARIEQWTFGLYPACIKYFMSAFDVPEVMAVTRNNICKNGMESLSRAGAIIYYASVFLYFWVFSTPVVSLVFGSYLYICINWLHIHFDEAFSSLRIANYKSFTRFHIGSNGDLDVYTLAVDKVPKEWKLDPEWDSEDRKPRQPQQMSHHRKFPSKWSAAAAQQDPLNTVKIVDHFVIRQTDKTVNGASDGSVIS
- the LOC18791100 gene encoding uncharacterized protein LOC18791100 isoform X1, which codes for MGSTTPSVGFLDTLRMERVRTILTHTYPYPHEHSRHAVIAVVVGCLFFISSDNINSLVEKLDNNIKWWSMYACLLGFFYFFSSPFIGKTIKPSYSNFSRWYIAWILVAAVYHLPSFQSMGVDMRMNLSLGFNVYVTSVLFLLFFHIIFLGLWYVGLVSRVAGKRPAILTILQNCAVLSVACCVFYSHCGNRAILRDRPLERKNSWFSFWKNDDRNTWLSKFLRMNELKDQVCSSWFAPVGSASDYPLLSKWVIYGEVQLACNGSCAGSSDEISPLYSLWATFIGLYIANYVVERSTGWALTHPVEGYEKSKEKQMKPDFLDMVPWYSGTSADLFKTVFDLLVSVTVFVGRFDMRMMQAAMDKVHDGAQQKDVLYDNFVGKDDLWFDFMADTGDGGNSSYTVARLIAQPSININRDDSMLHLPRGDLLLIGGDLAYPNPSAFTYERRLFCPFEYALQPPPWSKQEHIAVDKPELPCGVSELKQYDGPQCFVIPGNHDWFDGLHTFMRYICHKSWLGGWFMPQKKSYFALQLPQRWWVFGFDLALHGDIDVYQFKFFTELVKNKVRDDDSVIIMTHEPNWLLDWYWNDVSGKNVAHLICDYLKGRCKLRVAGDLHHYMRHSFVKTEDPVHVQHLLVNGCGGAFLHPTHTFSNFKKFYGASYESKAAYPSFEDSSRIALGNILKFRKKNWQFDFIGGIIYFLLVFSMFPQCKLDHILRDDSFSGHMGSFFGTVWNAFVYMLGQSYVSVAGAVVLLIVAIIFVPSKVSRKKRLMIGVLHVSAHLAAALILMLLLELGVEMCIQHKLLGTSGYHTLYQWYRSVESEHFPDPTGLRARIEQWTFGLYPACIKYFMSAFDVPEVMAVTRNNICKNGMESLSRAGAIIYYASVFLYFWVFSTPVVSLVFGSYLYICINWLHIHFDEAFSSLRIANYKSFTRFHIGSNGDLDVYTLAVDKVPKEWKLDPEWDSEDRKPRQPQQMSHHRKFPSKWSAAAAQQDPLNTVKIVDHFVIRQTDKTVNGASDGSVIS